The following coding sequences are from one Candidatus Borkfalkia ceftriaxoniphila window:
- the pth gene encoding aminoacyl-tRNA hydrolase, whose product MYLIVGLGNPEAKYETTFHNMGFLAVGDAAEKLGVKFKKKECEASVAEAFIGGEKVVLARPVTYMNASGRAVKQLVSKYKIPLENLIVVYDDYDLPKGHIRIRASGSAGTHNGMRSIIGELGTGEFARVRVGIRDEEVDIPIIHYVLSNVRKEDYPLFAKACSNAAEACIAFASGKGIEQVMSEYNGK is encoded by the coding sequence ATGTATTTAATCGTGGGACTCGGCAACCCCGAGGCCAAGTACGAAACCACCTTTCACAATATGGGCTTTCTCGCCGTGGGCGATGCTGCGGAAAAACTGGGCGTGAAATTCAAAAAAAAGGAATGCGAAGCGTCGGTGGCGGAGGCGTTCATCGGCGGAGAAAAAGTCGTTCTCGCCCGTCCCGTCACCTATATGAACGCCAGCGGGCGGGCGGTCAAACAACTCGTTTCCAAATACAAGATACCTTTGGAAAACCTCATCGTCGTCTATGACGATTACGATCTTCCGAAAGGGCATATCCGCATCCGCGCGAGCGGCAGCGCCGGTACCCATAACGGTATGCGCAGCATCATCGGCGAGTTGGGCACGGGCGAATTCGCGCGCGTGCGCGTGGGGATACGGGACGAAGAAGTCGATATCCCCATCATCCATTACGTTCTGTCCAACGTGCGAAAAGAGGATTATCCCCTGTTCGCGAAGGCGTGCTCGAACGCGGCGGAGGCCTGCATTGCGTTTGCCTCGGGCAAGGGCATCGAGCAGGTCATGAGCGAATATAACGGCAAATAA
- a CDS encoding DUF5348 domain-containing protein, protein MDNSKTGKPLYKNECKRFALDEWTELTSGSPVEIKICGSWVKTHIEHDGTDYYAVGLRGLKLDGLEARIPERG, encoded by the coding sequence ATGGATAATTCGAAAACAGGAAAGCCGTTGTATAAAAACGAATGCAAGCGTTTCGCATTGGACGAATGGACGGAATTGACAAGCGGCAGTCCCGTAGAAATAAAAATCTGCGGGAGTTGGGTAAAAACGCATATCGAACATGACGGAACAGATTATTACGCAGTCGGTTTACGCGGCTTGAAGTTGGACGGTTTGGAAGCAAGAATACCCGAACGAGGGTAG
- the mfd gene encoding transcription-repair coupling factor: MIRNFFTAEQLGPAYSELKNDLRLGTPTAVYGVSAPHKCLIAPLSWEGRLVYITDNALSAASCAAQIAGFTGEEPALLTAKDEVLLYKDAVSKDALFKRINALYKIQNGARVVVCDIESLLQLFPRRLESLALVVGEEVDFSSLPEKLVKMGYTRAAAVESKGTFALRGDILDIFPVNAENPARVDFFGDGVEKIKPYNFVTGERLAQAEFLDIVAATDVTINEGEISEIKDVLFDELSRIRDARAYERAQTIVGELCAKLEAGASFAGASFFLPLLACGVDFFNFLGGDALFVYDESKLVYDKLEAIYKEHEERLANLMLGGEAFSFSRYQLADKQDFLAELAARRSLALQTFASRSYFFEPLKTYNFHSSPVGRYLNGFVNLVTDLKSWRADGYRVMLYCGNSSRAQKMREMLSDEYIDASVLPEKLSAFKGVAVLQSELGHGLILHENKLVVIGTGDLYTKSPVSKRIRRKRNDLFTSPEIGDYAVHETHGVGKIVGTKKIETTDGTKEYIALEYRGGDVLYVPVEQMDILSKYMGEDSPSLSKIGGAEFERVKQRVKASLKAMAFDLKQLYAERSEKHGFVFSPYPEMMEEFENAFEFEETPDQLASAEEIKADMCSPKVMDRLLCGDVGYGKTEVAFRAAYLCILNGKQAALMCPNTILCQQHFENAVRRFSPFGVNVEVLNRFKSPAEQDKVLARVKNGEVDLLIGTHRLLSNDVKFKDLGLLILDEEQRFGVEHKEKIKNMKNDVDCLTMTATPIPRTLHMSLSGIRDISTIETPPTTRLPVQTYVVEETETLIRDACLRELARGGQVFILYNRVETIFSFAAKIKEIVPEGKITVAHGRMDREVLENGILKFYEGESNILISTTIIENGIDLPKANTLIVIDSDRLGISQLYQLRGRVGRGALLAHAYFTFKPEKVMTEKAGERLKAIMEFTELGSGFKIAMRDLEIRGAGNVLGREQHGHMDKVGYELYAKLLKEEMTGVEQTVAELDIKADAYIPEKYIEASASRLDCYKQIAEIRGVEDYKRVCLSIEENYGKLPKEVLNLLIIAVLKSYAAKLNIRKIAVSSAGGEIVLPSVQTLADGKFSAALDAFAGKVRLDMSKNPAVLFRPESDAQKLMLSMTKFLKSAAGTAL; this comes from the coding sequence ATGATACGCAATTTTTTCACGGCAGAACAACTGGGTCCTGCTTACAGCGAACTGAAAAATGATCTCCGCCTCGGCACGCCGACGGCGGTGTACGGCGTATCCGCTCCCCACAAGTGCCTGATCGCGCCGCTTTCGTGGGAAGGGCGGCTCGTCTACATAACCGACAACGCGCTCAGCGCCGCCTCCTGCGCCGCGCAGATCGCGGGATTTACGGGCGAAGAGCCCGCGCTGTTAACGGCAAAGGACGAGGTCCTTTTGTATAAGGACGCCGTTTCCAAGGACGCGCTGTTCAAGCGCATCAACGCCCTGTACAAGATCCAAAACGGCGCGCGCGTCGTCGTATGCGATATCGAGAGCCTGCTGCAACTCTTTCCCCGCCGCCTCGAATCGCTCGCGTTGGTCGTGGGGGAAGAAGTCGATTTTTCTTCCCTGCCCGAAAAACTCGTGAAGATGGGTTATACCCGTGCCGCGGCGGTGGAGAGTAAGGGAACGTTCGCTCTGCGCGGCGATATTCTGGATATTTTTCCCGTCAATGCGGAAAATCCCGCCCGCGTGGATTTTTTCGGGGACGGCGTGGAAAAGATAAAACCTTACAATTTCGTCACGGGCGAACGGCTCGCGCAGGCCGAATTTCTCGATATCGTCGCCGCGACCGACGTCACGATAAACGAAGGGGAAATTTCCGAGATCAAAGACGTTCTTTTCGACGAATTGTCGCGGATCCGCGACGCGCGCGCGTATGAACGGGCGCAGACCATCGTGGGGGAACTGTGCGCCAAACTCGAAGCGGGCGCGTCCTTCGCGGGCGCCTCTTTTTTCCTGCCTCTGCTCGCCTGCGGCGTGGATTTTTTCAATTTTCTGGGCGGCGACGCTCTCTTTGTGTATGACGAGAGCAAACTCGTATACGATAAGTTGGAGGCGATATACAAGGAGCACGAGGAGCGGTTGGCAAATCTGATGCTGGGCGGCGAGGCGTTTTCTTTTTCGCGCTATCAACTCGCGGATAAACAGGATTTTCTGGCGGAACTTGCCGCGCGGCGCTCGCTCGCGTTGCAGACGTTCGCTTCCCGCAGTTACTTTTTCGAGCCGCTGAAAACGTATAACTTTCATTCCTCGCCCGTGGGCAGATATCTCAACGGGTTCGTCAATCTCGTCACGGATCTGAAAAGTTGGCGCGCCGACGGTTACCGCGTCATGCTCTATTGCGGCAATTCCTCCCGCGCGCAGAAAATGCGCGAAATGCTGTCCGACGAGTATATCGACGCTTCCGTTCTGCCCGAAAAATTGTCCGCGTTCAAGGGTGTCGCAGTGCTGCAATCGGAACTCGGGCACGGGCTCATTCTGCACGAGAACAAACTCGTCGTCATCGGGACGGGCGATCTGTACACGAAATCGCCCGTATCCAAGCGCATCCGCAGAAAGAGAAACGATCTGTTTACCTCGCCCGAGATCGGCGATTACGCCGTGCATGAAACGCACGGCGTGGGCAAGATCGTCGGTACGAAAAAGATCGAAACGACGGACGGCACAAAGGAATACATCGCCCTCGAATACCGCGGGGGGGACGTTCTGTACGTGCCCGTCGAGCAGATGGACATTCTCTCCAAATATATGGGCGAGGACAGCCCGTCTTTGAGCAAGATCGGCGGCGCGGAGTTCGAACGCGTCAAACAGCGCGTCAAAGCGTCGCTCAAAGCGATGGCGTTCGATCTGAAACAGTTGTACGCCGAGCGCTCGGAAAAGCACGGATTCGTGTTCTCTCCTTATCCCGAGATGATGGAAGAGTTCGAAAACGCTTTCGAGTTCGAAGAAACGCCCGATCAACTCGCCTCCGCGGAGGAGATCAAGGCGGATATGTGTTCGCCCAAGGTGATGGACCGCCTTCTGTGCGGCGACGTCGGATACGGCAAGACGGAAGTCGCTTTCCGCGCGGCGTATCTTTGTATCCTCAACGGCAAGCAGGCGGCGCTCATGTGTCCGAACACCATCTTGTGCCAACAGCATTTCGAAAACGCCGTCAGGCGCTTTTCGCCCTTCGGCGTAAACGTGGAAGTGCTCAATCGTTTCAAGAGCCCCGCCGAGCAGGATAAGGTGCTCGCCCGCGTCAAAAACGGGGAGGTAGACCTTCTCATCGGCACACACCGCCTGCTCTCGAACGACGTAAAATTCAAAGACCTCGGGCTTCTCATTCTCGACGAGGAACAACGCTTTGGCGTAGAGCATAAAGAAAAGATCAAAAACATGAAGAACGACGTGGACTGCCTGACCATGACGGCGACGCCCATTCCGCGCACGCTGCATATGTCGCTCTCCGGCATCCGCGATATTTCCACCATCGAAACGCCGCCTACGACGCGGCTGCCCGTCCAGACGTACGTGGTGGAGGAAACGGAAACGCTCATCCGCGACGCGTGCCTTCGGGAACTCGCCCGCGGCGGGCAGGTGTTCATTCTTTATAACCGCGTGGAAACGATCTTTTCCTTTGCCGCCAAAATCAAGGAGATCGTGCCCGAAGGCAAGATCACCGTTGCGCACGGGCGCATGGACAGGGAGGTTTTGGAAAACGGCATCCTCAAATTTTACGAAGGGGAGAGCAATATCCTCATTTCCACGACCATCATCGAAAACGGCATCGACCTTCCCAAAGCCAACACGCTCATCGTCATCGATAGCGACAGGCTGGGCATTTCCCAACTCTATCAATTGCGCGGCAGGGTGGGGCGCGGCGCGCTCCTGGCGCACGCGTATTTCACGTTCAAGCCCGAAAAGGTCATGACGGAAAAGGCGGGCGAGCGGCTGAAAGCGATCATGGAATTTACCGAACTCGGTTCGGGCTTTAAGATCGCCATGCGCGATCTGGAGATCCGCGGCGCGGGCAATGTTCTGGGACGCGAGCAGCACGGGCATATGGACAAAGTGGGCTACGAGTTGTACGCAAAACTTTTGAAGGAGGAGATGACGGGCGTCGAACAGACGGTGGCGGAACTGGATATCAAGGCGGACGCCTATATTCCCGAAAAGTACATCGAGGCGAGCGCCTCGCGGCTGGATTGCTACAAGCAGATCGCGGAGATCCGCGGCGTGGAGGATTACAAACGCGTCTGCCTTTCCATCGAGGAAAATTACGGAAAACTGCCCAAAGAGGTGCTCAATCTTTTAATTATAGCCGTGCTGAAATCGTACGCGGCGAAACTGAATATCCGCAAGATCGCCGTCAGCAGCGCGGGGGGCGAGATCGTCCTGCCCTCGGTGCAAACGCTCGCGGACGGTAAGTTTTCCGCCGCGCTGGACGCGTTTGCGGGAAAGGTGCGCCTCGATATGTCCAAAAATCCCGCGGTCCTGTTCCGCCCCGAAAGCGACGCGCAGAAACTCATGCTTTCCATGACGAAATTCTTGAAATCCGCCGCGGGCACGGCGCTTTGA
- a CDS encoding peptidylprolyl isomerase, with translation MKKKLIKILTLILVTAFALGCFAGCRIITTDNRKDMEQVVAEVNIGKDKTALKDTFESVFFGEDFNLTDEDVDKIVTTAEVSKLDLVSYFINYGYSMLQSGQASSYADVFETLMNSLTSRKMMLQFATLYYLNAGKVVVDADSVPDDDKEGAVITDGTIEIVSDISVEGYLKAADKSENDALRYLISDNNYNYALYGLRQSVNNALDSYEKAIIKNEDDSSSSSETDRAIPTGADTEETNSYPKNAEGNVDYQIYTGYNTADECGEYEKVEGSTVVTRKKAYNKFIKALENNYMLGEEDDITDVEKLPYFATEMKNQLEQMIINNFSDTLQISMTSAIEEENLGKKYNEIVNGQKSIFTSVSDYTTALDSVSDDTFILYSPQSGFGFVYNTLLPFSAGQSDALADYNNRLSNNVINQSEYYYYRNQLLSEVEATDQRASWFNGATDYSYQATGENYFGNSDYLFFEDNAGKIDKYDSYYAYNGKVTKNDDDTYTLEPNPITIDGFITEMQGYLDFVLGKTGSVTGSKTADFYKEQNYYKTENGNQVIDYSKLVYYKGKVNGVSEVSKDNYFVKDTVAYKALSAMNALQFAYTTDTAILNKYLGYSVAGKGNSTSYVKEFEYAAQTALQEGAGAISIVATDYGWHVIYVTYVFGEGNTYQDFNFADRNKEGTFSYQFYNAYKNVIADDYATTKQSEVTTILQDSSVTVYKNRYKDLSNLDQ, from the coding sequence ATGAAGAAAAAACTGATCAAAATTTTAACTTTAATCTTGGTGACGGCGTTTGCGCTGGGTTGTTTTGCGGGGTGTCGTATCATTACGACCGATAACCGCAAGGACATGGAGCAAGTGGTCGCCGAGGTGAATATCGGCAAGGACAAGACCGCGCTGAAGGACACGTTTGAAAGCGTATTTTTCGGAGAGGATTTTAACCTCACCGACGAGGACGTGGATAAAATCGTGACTACCGCGGAAGTTTCCAAACTCGATCTCGTTTCCTATTTCATCAATTACGGATACAGCATGTTGCAGTCGGGACAAGCGTCCTCCTATGCAGACGTATTCGAAACGCTGATGAATTCGCTGACCAGCCGTAAAATGATGTTGCAATTCGCGACTTTGTACTACCTCAACGCGGGCAAAGTAGTCGTCGATGCGGACAGCGTTCCCGATGATGATAAAGAGGGCGCGGTCATCACGGACGGAACCATCGAGATCGTTTCCGACATCAGTGTAGAAGGCTATCTCAAAGCGGCGGACAAGAGCGAAAACGACGCGCTGAGATATCTCATTTCCGATAACAATTACAATTATGCGCTGTACGGTTTGCGCCAGAGCGTGAACAACGCGCTCGATTCTTACGAAAAGGCGATCATCAAAAACGAAGACGACAGTTCTTCCTCTTCGGAAACGGACAGAGCCATCCCTACGGGCGCCGATACGGAAGAAACGAATTCCTATCCCAAGAACGCTGAGGGCAACGTCGACTATCAGATCTATACGGGCTACAACACCGCGGACGAATGCGGCGAATACGAGAAAGTGGAGGGTTCCACCGTCGTAACCCGTAAAAAAGCCTATAATAAATTCATCAAAGCGCTGGAAAACAACTACATGCTCGGCGAAGAGGACGATATCACCGACGTTGAAAAACTTCCTTACTTCGCCACCGAAATGAAGAATCAACTCGAACAGATGATCATCAACAACTTCAGCGATACGCTGCAGATCTCCATGACGAGCGCGATCGAGGAAGAAAATCTCGGCAAAAAATATAACGAAATCGTCAACGGACAGAAATCTATTTTCACGAGCGTGAGCGATTACACGACTGCGCTCGACAGCGTATCCGACGACACGTTCATTTTGTATTCCCCGCAGAGCGGATTCGGGTTCGTGTACAACACTCTGCTCCCGTTCAGCGCGGGACAGTCCGACGCGCTTGCCGACTACAATAACAGACTTTCCAACAATGTAATCAATCAGTCCGAATATTATTATTACAGAAATCAACTCTTATCCGAGGTGGAGGCGACCGATCAGCGCGCTTCCTGGTTCAACGGCGCAACCGATTACAGTTATCAGGCGACTGGCGAAAATTATTTCGGAAATTCCGATTATCTCTTCTTTGAAGACAATGCGGGCAAGATCGATAAATACGATTCTTACTACGCTTACAACGGAAAAGTTACCAAAAACGACGACGATACCTACACGCTCGAACCCAACCCCATTACCATCGACGGTTTCATCACTGAAATGCAGGGTTATTTGGATTTTGTGCTCGGAAAAACCGGCAGCGTGACGGGTAGCAAGACTGCCGATTTCTACAAAGAACAGAATTATTATAAGACGGAAAACGGCAATCAGGTCATCGACTATTCAAAACTCGTCTACTATAAGGGCAAGGTGAACGGCGTATCGGAGGTTTCCAAAGACAATTATTTTGTGAAGGACACCGTCGCCTATAAAGCGCTCTCCGCAATGAATGCTTTGCAGTTCGCTTACACGACCGATACCGCGATCCTCAATAAATATCTCGGCTATTCCGTAGCGGGCAAGGGCAATTCCACCAGTTACGTGAAAGAGTTCGAATACGCGGCGCAGACTGCTTTGCAGGAAGGGGCGGGTGCCATCAGCATCGTCGCGACCGATTACGGCTGGCACGTTATTTACGTGACGTACGTCTTCGGCGAGGGCAACACCTATCAGGATTTCAACTTTGCCGACCGAAACAAAGAGGGCACGTTCTCGTATCAGTTCTACAATGCTTATAAGAACGTCATCGCCGACGATTACGCGACGACCAAACAGAGCGAGGTGACGACCATTCTCCAAGACAGTTCCGTCACCGTATACAAAAACCGCTACAAAGATCTGAGCAATCTCGATCAGTAA
- a CDS encoding ribose-phosphate diphosphokinase — MITHGNEIKLFAGNSNRPLAEAIAKKLNTELGGIDVGQFSDGEISVHIDETVRGRDLFIIQSTSAPVNDNLMELLIMIDAARRASAGRITAVIPYFGYARQDRKARSRDPITAKLVADLITAAGADRVLTMDLHAAQIQGFFNIPLDHLLGGPTLYSYFKSKKIVDENFVVVSPDIGSVSRARNVASKLNCPMAIIDKRRPKANVMEVMNIIGDIDGKKCLMVDDMIDTAGTICQGAQALADHGAKEVYACCTHAVLSGPAIERLAASPIKELAILNTIDLPPEKMLDKFKVISVADIFAAAIENVYLDKPMSKIYD; from the coding sequence ATGATAACTCACGGCAACGAGATCAAACTTTTCGCCGGCAATTCCAACCGCCCTCTGGCGGAGGCGATCGCCAAAAAGTTGAACACGGAACTGGGCGGCATCGACGTAGGCCAGTTCAGCGACGGCGAAATCAGCGTGCACATCGACGAAACGGTGCGCGGAAGGGATTTGTTCATCATCCAGTCCACGTCCGCTCCCGTCAACGATAACCTGATGGAACTTTTGATCATGATCGACGCGGCGAGAAGGGCAAGCGCGGGGCGTATCACCGCCGTCATCCCTTATTTCGGATATGCGCGTCAGGACAGAAAAGCGCGTTCGCGCGATCCCATTACGGCGAAACTCGTAGCCGACCTCATCACCGCCGCGGGCGCCGACAGGGTGCTCACCATGGACCTGCACGCGGCGCAGATACAGGGCTTTTTCAATATTCCGCTCGATCATCTGCTGGGAGGGCCCACCCTTTACAGTTATTTTAAATCCAAAAAGATCGTGGACGAAAACTTCGTCGTCGTATCGCCCGATATCGGCAGCGTGTCGCGTGCGAGAAACGTGGCGTCCAAACTCAACTGCCCGATGGCGATCATCGACAAGCGCCGTCCCAAGGCGAACGTCATGGAGGTCATGAACATCATCGGCGACATCGACGGCAAAAAGTGCCTGATGGTCGACGACATGATCGATACCGCGGGTACCATCTGCCAGGGCGCGCAGGCGCTCGCCGACCACGGCGCGAAAGAAGTGTACGCCTGCTGCACGCACGCGGTTTTAAGCGGTCCCGCCATCGAACGGCTCGCCGCCTCGCCCATCAAGGAACTGGCGATTTTAAACACCATCGATCTTCCCCCCGAAAAGATGCTGGATAAATTCAAGGTGATCTCCGTCGCGGATATCTTTGCCGCGGCGATCGAAAACGTATATCTTGACAAACCCATGTCCAAGATCTACGACTGA
- a CDS encoding MarR family winged helix-turn-helix transcriptional regulator — MKKLIGAEVKSLQNMVSRHIENKEKEMGKDRVSAPNLFILKFLQENEGKEVFQRDLEEVLETTKSTCSKVISTMESKGFLKRESVADARFNKISLTPLGREIVKTADVHMEEFESKLKRGLTDEQLETFFYCIETMKRNISQK; from the coding sequence ATGAAAAAATTGATCGGGGCGGAAGTCAAGTCGCTGCAAAATATGGTATCGCGGCATATCGAAAATAAAGAAAAGGAGATGGGGAAAGACCGCGTGTCCGCACCGAATTTATTCATACTGAAATTTTTACAAGAAAATGAAGGGAAAGAGGTATTCCAGCGCGATCTGGAAGAGGTTTTGGAAACGACGAAATCGACTTGTTCAAAGGTCATTTCGACGATGGAAAGCAAGGGATTTCTGAAACGCGAATCGGTAGCGGACGCCCGTTTCAATAAGATATCTCTGACGCCGCTGGGCAGAGAAATCGTAAAGACCGCGGACGTGCATATGGAAGAATTCGAGTCGAAATTGAAAAGAGGATTGACCGACGAGCAATTGGAAACCTTTTTTTATTGTATTGAAACGATGAAAAGAAATATTTCGCAAAAATAA